In Gossypium hirsutum isolate 1008001.06 chromosome D01, Gossypium_hirsutum_v2.1, whole genome shotgun sequence, the genomic window TAAACATTTTGTTTCTATCGGATTGGAAACAAAACAACTAGAGCTCCCAACTTTGCTCAACAATGGAAGCAACAACCGAAGCAATTTGGGATAAATTATTCCTTCTCTCTCCAAAGCTCCCTTACAACTTGCAAATTTTAAGATAACAATTTGATTCCTTCCATTCCCTTTTCTGTTGTTATAAGTCATAACCCACTTCCTTGAATCCATCAGTGTATGCAAAAACTTAGTCTTGGATACATTTGGAGGGTATTTTGATGGGGTTTGCGCTGTTGGGTTCATTGGGTTCTTTTGTTTCTGTGAGAGATTCTCATCACTGGAATGTCAGGTTTCAGTCTTTCACTTTGAAAGAGAGGTTTGTTGTTGGCTTCAACTTGGCTAAAAATTTCAGGGCTTATAAAAAATTTGGAAGAGTTTCACTTTGCAAGAGTGAATTTGTGGACTTTGAAGAAAGAACAAGCCCCAATGAGGTAATCCTAATCTCCGCCTCTGCTCAAACTTTTCAATCTCCTTTGGGATTCACTTTTATTCTTACTAAAAACTTAATTTTTGTGTTGATTTCTGACTCATGTTATAGCCTGGAGAATGCTGATTATATTGGATAGCCATGGATTTTGATCCTAAGTGTTGCTTTATAGAATTAGACTTGATTTTATGTTATTAAAGTAAAATCTCTGAGCAAATATCTATGTTGGTTATATTTTTGGCTTTTTTGAGCATGCTCTGCTGATAATTTGAGTGTGCAATGCACCAAAGTAATGGGAATTGTCTTGGAGATACAAAGTTGAATTGCTGCCATTTTTTCATGGatgtttaatttcaatttagtttATGGATGCCATCTCCTTGTGCTGGTACAATATAATTTAGGGATATTATTTTGTTAGGTTTTGTGTAAAGTGAGAAGCTTATTTGCTATGTTCTTTTCTCGTTTGAAAGGTTAGGAAAGAGATAGAGCAATGCTATGAACTCATACACAGACTTGGGAGAGGAGTTGTGTACTTGGGTTCTTCAAGGATGGGACCTGGCCATCCACATTACTCACAAACACTGGAACTGGCTAGGGAGGCAAGTTAATTTATAGAGCTTTTCTCTCTTTAAATGCATTTAGCAAAAGTCTGTACACTTTGGACCGATTTCCCCTAGTGGCTTGTTTTGATTCTTTTCATGAGATTAGTTTTACTGCATGGCAGATAGCTAACCTTTTGGACTGTACCACATGGACTGGGGCTGGTCCTGGCCTCATGGATGCTGCTATTAAGGGTGCTCAGGAAGCAGGAAAGGCGGTCGGTGGGTTTAAGATAGGTAAGGAAGCTGGAGAATGGACGACCTCAAAATTTCATCCGTACCTGCCCTCAGAAACTTATCTTACTTGCAGGTGAAAATTAGTGTTTCTAAAGGCTTACAGACACCATTCTAAATCTATGCATCTGAACAATCATCGAAATAACTGCAGGTTTTTCTCTGCTAGAAAGCATGGGTTGGTTGATGCTGCGGTCAGGAGTTCGAGCTCTGATAAGACAGCAGTAGTTGCTCTCCCAGGTGGTGTTGGTACTCTTGATGAGATGTTTGAGATACTGGCATTGATTCAGCTTGAAAGGATTGGATCAGAGCTTCCGGTTCCCTTCATTGTAATGAACTATGACTCATTCTATGCAAAGCTCTTAGATTTTCTTGATGATTGTGAGGATTGGGGTACCGTCTCTAAGGGAGAGGTTTCGTCTTTGTGGAAGATCTGTAACACTAATTCTGATGCTTTAGTGTACTTGGCAGAGTTTTATGATCTGCCATTTTCGGATGAACAAAAGCATGGAACAGAAGCGAGAAGCGCACATAAACAAGTCCCTTAAGATGTTTTGAAGCGGATGGATATAGTTATTGTGTGCTGCCATTCATTGTGAGATTCAGAAAATTGAAGTTTTCAGAATCTGGAACAAATAGAATACTAACTTGAACGAGTTTCACGAGTAAGCAAGATATGAATTCCTTAGATATGTATGAACTAATCTTACATTGATTTGTGAAGCTGTCCATGTTTTTCAGAATTCTACAATGAATTATGAGAATGAATGGAAAAATAAGAGGCTAAGCTTGTAGTTGGCTGATTTTATGCATACATGGTTCCATTTCCAATCAAGATGATCTCATGATATGATcattatgtaaaatatttatcaAGCTAATAAACAAAGCATCAAatattaaaagggaaaaaaacagACAAAGATCAAATGTCTAAATAACCTAACAGCTACATATGAATGTCCATTGCATAAAAAAACTTGGACAAGTTATTGTTTACTAAAATCATTAAGGTTTCCAACAAAAGAACATTAGGTCAAATAACTAATGTCTTTCACATTATGGTGCACCACTCGGGGTCACCATTACGAAAGCCATCTGGTTGCGGTGGCGGCTGCGGGAAGTATTCAGCCTGTGGCTCATAGACAGGTTGATTCTGATTATAATGCAAGTAACGTGGGTAGTTTTCATATATGGGGTGCCAGTTTCTTTGCTGAAGAGGAGGATAGCCATAATAATACTCTGGTTTTACATAGGGATTATATCCATAGCCACCATAGTACCGGTAATCATAACAATGTCTCGAAGGAATATTCATCTCTCCAAATTGGGATCTCACCCGAGAGAAATCTGCGTGTAACCCTACTTCCGCGAGCGTCTTCATCAATTGTCTAGGGTTTATTCTTCCTGTTATTTGGACAATTCCTTtttctccatctattttataaGTGATACCTAAAGAAAACAAACCAGAACAGAAAGTAAGCATGATAAAGTGACTTGTTCCTCAAGAAATTAACAATGTAGCAGAGAAATAGAAAATGAAGAACCATCAATGCTGTCCAAGACTCTGACAAGCATCACACGCCATCCAAGGAACCGGGTATCGACTCTTAGAACACAGTTCTGATCAGAGAAAACAGAACCCACAAAACACAAACATTAGTGAGTATTTGAAGAGAAATGTGCAAATCTATTGAGAGAAATTATGATCACAAAGTTTTGGAGCAAACCATGTCTTCAGTTGGGTAATCCATAACTGAGAATGTTCTTCGTTTGGCTAAAAAAGCGAATGACAGAGTTCTTGACAGGCAATGGAAAACAAAGATAAATGAAATGAGCCAAAAGGAGAACCAGATTTAATTTGGATAAATTtaagaatgtgaattaataatgTTAAGAAAAATTAAGTAGCCTAATTAAATGTAGCAAAAGATATCAAGGAGGGATTTTGGAGAAATTTACTCCATTATTTGGTAAACAAGATTTTACATCAAATCAAACCGGTTATTGCTTAATcccattttataatataattatgttttttcGCATCGGAATCATTGAAATAAATACTTGATTTTGTGGGTg contains:
- the LOC107921157 gene encoding uncharacterized protein: MDYPTEDMNCVLRVDTRFLGWRVMLVRVLDSIDGITYKIDGEKGIVQITGRINPRQLMKTLAEVGLHADFSRVRSQFGEMNIPSRHCYDYRYYGGYGYNPYVKPEYYYGYPPLQQRNWHPIYENYPRYLHYNQNQPVYEPQAEYFPQPPPQPDGFRNGDPEWCTIM
- the LOC107921156 gene encoding probable cytokinin riboside 5'-monophosphate phosphoribohydrolase LOGL10, whose protein sequence is MGFALLGSLGSFVSVRDSHHWNVRFQSFTLKERFVVGFNLAKNFRAYKKFGRVSLCKSEFVDFEERTSPNEVRKEIEQCYELIHRLGRGVVYLGSSRMGPGHPHYSQTLELAREIANLLDCTTWTGAGPGLMDAAIKGAQEAGKAVGGFKIGKEAGEWTTSKFHPYLPSETYLTCRFFSARKHGLVDAAVRSSSSDKTAVVALPGGVGTLDEMFEILALIQLERIGSELPVPFIVMNYDSFYAKLLDFLDDCEDWGTVSKGEVSSLWKICNTNSDALVYLAEFYDLPFSDEQKHGTEARSAHKQVP